From Yersinia hibernica, a single genomic window includes:
- the livH gene encoding high-affinity branched-chain amino acid ABC transporter permease LivH → MSEQFLYFLQQMFNGVTLGSTYALIAIGYTMVYGIIGMINFAHGEVYMIGSYVSFIVIAALMMMGIDASWLLIGSAFLVSIVIASAYGWSIERVAYKPVRSSKRLIALISAIGMSIFLQNYVSLTQGSRDLALPSLVTGQWTLAQANGFAATISTMQLTIWIVTFLAMLGLTLFIRYSRMGRACRACAEDLKMASLLGINTDRVISLTFVIGALMAAVAGVLLGQFYGVINPYIGFMAGMKAFTAAVLGGIGSIPGAMIGGLILGVAEALTSAYLSTEYKDAVSFALLIVVLLVMPTGILGRPEVEKV, encoded by the coding sequence ATGTCAGAGCAGTTTCTTTATTTCCTGCAACAGATGTTCAACGGCGTTACGTTGGGCAGCACTTATGCGCTGATCGCCATTGGTTACACCATGGTGTATGGCATTATCGGCATGATTAACTTTGCCCACGGCGAAGTGTATATGATAGGCAGTTACGTCTCCTTTATCGTGATTGCTGCATTGATGATGATGGGTATTGATGCCAGCTGGTTATTGATTGGCTCCGCTTTTCTTGTCTCGATAGTGATTGCCAGTGCTTATGGTTGGAGTATTGAACGGGTGGCGTATAAGCCGGTTCGTAGCTCTAAGCGCTTGATTGCATTGATCTCAGCAATCGGGATGTCCATCTTTTTGCAAAACTACGTCAGTTTGACTCAAGGTTCGCGGGATCTGGCGTTACCGAGTCTGGTGACTGGCCAGTGGACGTTGGCGCAAGCCAATGGTTTTGCCGCGACCATCAGCACCATGCAGTTGACCATTTGGATAGTGACTTTCCTGGCGATGTTGGGGCTGACTCTCTTTATCCGCTATTCCCGCATGGGCCGCGCCTGTCGTGCCTGTGCCGAAGATTTAAAAATGGCCAGTTTACTGGGCATTAATACTGATCGGGTTATCTCGCTGACTTTTGTTATCGGTGCGCTGATGGCCGCAGTCGCTGGGGTCTTACTGGGGCAGTTTTATGGAGTGATTAACCCATACATCGGCTTTATGGCGGGAATGAAAGCCTTCACCGCTGCGGTACTTGGTGGCATCGGCAGTATTCCAGGGGCGATGATCGGCGGCTTGATTCTGGGGGTTGCGGAAGCATTAACCTCTGCTTATCTCAGCACAGAATACAAAGATGCGGTTTCATTCGCTTTACTGATTGTCGTTTTGTTAGTGATGCCGACCGGGATTTTAGGCCGTCCGGAGGTTGAAAAAGTATGA
- a CDS encoding high-affinity branched-chain amino acid ABC transporter permease LivM codes for MKQLNFLNAIISSIVLLVLASFVMGLQLQLDGTKLIVQGASEVRWLWIGAACIVVFFFQLVRPLIQQGMKKVSGPAWVLPSFDGTTPRQKLLAAAIIVAAIAWPFLVSRGSVDIATLTLIYVMLGLGLNVVVGLSGLLVLGYGGFYAIGAYTYALLNHYYGLGFWESLPLAGIVAALSGFLLGFPVLRLRGDYLAIVTLGFGEIVRILLLNNTEITGGPNGISQIPKPTLFGLEFSRTAKDGGWDTFHNFFGLTYDPSDRIIFLYMVALLLVILTLFVINRLLRMPLGRAWEALREDEIACRSLGLSPTKIKLTAFTISAAFAGFAGTLFAARQGFVSPESFTFVESAFVLAIVVLGGMGSQFAVILAAVLLVVSRELMRDLNAYSMLLLGALMVLMMIWRPQGLLPMKRPQLKLKVADINAKQGESA; via the coding sequence ATGAAGCAGCTCAATTTCCTTAACGCCATTATTTCCAGTATTGTTTTGCTCGTCCTCGCCTCGTTTGTGATGGGATTGCAGTTGCAGTTAGACGGCACCAAACTTATTGTGCAGGGCGCTTCAGAAGTGCGCTGGTTGTGGATTGGCGCAGCTTGTATCGTGGTTTTCTTCTTCCAGTTGGTGCGCCCGCTCATCCAGCAGGGGATGAAAAAAGTCTCTGGCCCAGCATGGGTATTGCCCAGTTTTGACGGCACCACCCCGCGCCAGAAATTATTGGCTGCGGCCATTATTGTTGCCGCCATCGCCTGGCCGTTTTTGGTCTCCCGAGGTTCGGTTGATATCGCGACATTGACCCTGATTTACGTCATGTTGGGCTTGGGGCTGAATGTCGTGGTGGGGCTATCAGGCTTGCTAGTTCTGGGCTACGGTGGCTTTTATGCTATCGGCGCGTATACCTATGCTTTGCTGAATCACTATTACGGCCTAGGTTTTTGGGAGAGTTTACCCCTAGCAGGGATTGTCGCGGCACTGTCGGGCTTCTTGTTGGGCTTCCCAGTCTTACGTTTACGCGGAGATTATTTAGCCATTGTGACATTGGGCTTCGGTGAGATTGTGCGTATTTTGCTGCTCAATAATACTGAAATTACCGGTGGGCCGAATGGGATTAGCCAAATTCCTAAACCGACTCTGTTTGGCTTGGAATTCAGCCGCACGGCAAAAGATGGCGGTTGGGATACTTTCCACAATTTCTTTGGCCTCACTTATGATCCAAGCGACCGCATCATTTTCCTGTATATGGTCGCGCTGTTGCTGGTCATCCTGACTCTGTTTGTGATTAACCGATTGCTGCGTATGCCGTTGGGGCGGGCTTGGGAAGCACTGCGCGAAGACGAAATTGCCTGCCGCTCATTGGGCCTTAGCCCAACAAAAATCAAGCTGACTGCGTTTACCATCAGCGCCGCTTTTGCCGGTTTTGCTGGCACACTGTTTGCCGCGCGCCAAGGGTTTGTTAGCCCTGAATCTTTCACCTTTGTGGAATCTGCTTTTGTACTGGCGATTGTGGTATTAGGCGGGATGGGATCACAGTTCGCCGTTATCCTGGCCGCTGTGTTGCTGGTGGTCTCGCGTGAATTAATGCGCGACCTCAATGCTTACAGTATGTTGCTGTTGGGGGCATTGATGGTGTTGATGATGATCTGGCGGCCACAGGGGCTGCTGCCAATGAAACGGCCGCAATTGAAGCTGAAAGTGGCCGATATCAACGCTAAACAGGGGGAATCAGCATGA
- the livG gene encoding high-affinity branched-chain amino acid ABC transporter ATP-binding protein LivG, protein MSTQPLLAVEGLSMRFGGLLAVNNVGLHLKQGEIVSLIGPNGAGKTTIFNCLTGFYRPTGGTIKLRDRHIEGLPGQVIARMGVIRTFQHVRLFREMTVVENLLVAQHQHLKSGIFAGLLKTPGFRRAEADALERAASWLERVGLLELANRQAGNLAYGQQRRLEIARCMVTRPELLMLDEPAAGLNPKETDELNQLIMELRDQHQVSVLLIEHDMKLVMGISDRIYVVNQGTPLAHGLPAEIRNNPDVIRAYLGE, encoded by the coding sequence ATGAGTACGCAACCTTTGTTAGCGGTTGAAGGGCTATCGATGCGCTTTGGTGGATTATTGGCGGTGAACAACGTTGGCTTGCATCTCAAGCAAGGGGAGATTGTCTCGCTGATTGGGCCGAATGGCGCGGGTAAAACCACCATTTTTAACTGTCTGACTGGATTTTATCGTCCGACTGGCGGCACCATTAAATTACGAGATCGCCATATTGAAGGGCTGCCTGGGCAGGTCATTGCTCGAATGGGCGTGATTCGTACTTTCCAGCATGTGCGCTTGTTCCGTGAGATGACGGTGGTAGAGAACCTGCTCGTGGCGCAGCACCAACACCTTAAAAGCGGCATATTTGCGGGCTTGCTGAAAACGCCCGGCTTTCGACGGGCAGAGGCTGATGCCTTAGAGCGTGCGGCCAGTTGGCTCGAGCGTGTTGGATTATTGGAACTGGCCAACCGTCAGGCCGGGAATTTGGCCTACGGGCAACAACGGCGTTTGGAAATTGCCCGCTGTATGGTCACCCGCCCTGAGCTATTAATGTTAGATGAACCCGCCGCGGGCCTGAACCCGAAAGAAACTGATGAATTAAATCAGTTAATTATGGAATTGCGCGACCAGCACCAAGTGTCGGTATTGCTGATTGAGCACGACATGAAATTGGTGATGGGGATTTCTGATCGTATTTATGTGGTGAATCAGGGAACGCCGTTAGCGCATGGCTTACCAGCAGAAATCCGTAATAACCCAGATGTGATCCGGGCCTATTTGGGCGAATAA
- the livF gene encoding high-affinity branched-chain amino acid ABC transporter ATP-binding protein LivF — protein sequence MLSFNQVSAHYGKIQALHQVSLHIQQGEIVTLIGANGAGKTTLLGTLCGEPRATEGSIVFGEQDITDWQTARIMREAIAIVPEGRRVFSRMTVEENLAMGGFFADRQQYQQRIERVYDLFPRLFERRVQRAGTMSGGEQQMLAIGRALMSQPKLLLLDEPSLGLAPIIILQIFDTIQQLREEGMTIFLVEQNANQALKLADRGYVLENGRIVLEDTGSALLANEAVRSAYLGG from the coding sequence ATGTTGTCATTTAATCAAGTTTCAGCCCATTACGGCAAAATTCAAGCATTACATCAGGTTAGTCTGCACATCCAACAAGGTGAAATTGTGACCTTAATTGGTGCCAATGGGGCGGGTAAAACCACCCTGCTGGGGACCTTGTGCGGTGAACCTCGCGCCACTGAAGGCAGCATTGTGTTTGGTGAGCAGGACATTACTGATTGGCAGACTGCACGTATCATGCGGGAGGCGATTGCGATTGTGCCAGAAGGGCGCCGAGTATTTTCTCGAATGACGGTTGAAGAGAACTTGGCGATGGGCGGCTTCTTTGCTGATCGCCAGCAATATCAACAACGTATTGAGCGAGTTTACGACTTATTCCCACGGCTGTTTGAGCGTCGTGTCCAGCGGGCTGGCACTATGTCTGGTGGTGAGCAGCAAATGTTGGCGATTGGGCGTGCATTGATGAGCCAACCTAAATTGTTGTTATTGGATGAGCCTTCTCTGGGGTTGGCACCGATTATTATTTTGCAAATATTCGATACTATTCAACAGCTACGGGAAGAGGGAATGACTATCTTCTTGGTTGAACAGAATGCTAATCAGGCGCTGAAACTGGCTGACCGAGGGTATGTACTGGAGAATGGCCGTATTGTTCTAGAAGATACGGGGTCGGCATTACTGGCCAATGAAGCCGTGCGCTCTGCTTATTTAGGCGGTTAA